A genome region from Musa acuminata AAA Group cultivar baxijiao chromosome BXJ3-5, Cavendish_Baxijiao_AAA, whole genome shotgun sequence includes the following:
- the LOC135638815 gene encoding catalase isozyme 2: MDPYKFRPSSNYNSPFWTTNSGAPVWNNNASLTVGSRGPILLEDYHLVEKIAQFDRERIPERVVHARGASAKGFFEVTHDVSRLTCADFLRAPGVQTPVIVRFSTVIHERGSPETLRDPRGFAVKFYTREGNFDMVGNNFPVFFVRDGMKFPDMVHALKPNPKSHIQENWRILDFFSHHPESLHMFTFLFDDIGVPLNYRHMDGSGVHTFTLISREGKATYVKFHWRPTCGVKSLLEEEAVIVGGNNHSHATQDLYDSIAAGNYPEWKLFIQTMDPDHEDRFDFDPLDVTKTWPEDIFPLQPVGRMVLNKNIDNFFGENEQLAFCPALVVPGVYYSDDKLLQTRIFSYSDTQRHRLGPNYLMLPVNAPKCAHHNNHYDGFMNFMHRDEEVDYFPSRYDPVRHAERFPIPTRVLTGKREKCMISKENNFKQPGERYRSFSPDRQERFIRRWVEALSDPKVTHEIRSIWISYWSQCDKSLSQKLATRLSVKPSM; encoded by the exons ATGGATCCCTACAAG TTCCGCCCCTCGAGCAACTACAACTCGCCCTTCTGGACCACCAACTCTGGGGCACCCGTTTGGAACAACAACGCCTCTCTCACCGTTGGATCCCGAG GACCTATTCTCCTCGAAGACTATCATCTCGTGGAAAAGATTGCTCAGTTTGACCGAGAGCGCATTCCGGAACGTGTTGTCCATGCCAGAGGAGCTAGCGCCAAAGGCTTCTTTGAGGTCACTCACGATGTCTCTCGCCTAACGTGTGCTGATTTCCTTCGTGCTCCAGGGGTGCAGACCCCAGTCATCGTTCGCTTTTCAACTGTCATTCATGAGCGTGGGAGTCCTGAAACATTGAGAGATCCCCGAGGTTTTGCAGTGAAATTCTACACTAGAGAG GGTAACTTCGATATGGTGGGAAACAATTTCCCAGTGTTTTTTGTCCGTGATGGGATGAAGTTCCCTGACATGGTCCATGCTCTCAAACCCAACCCCAAGTCCCACATTCAGGAGAACTGGAGGATCCTTGACTTCTTCTCGCACCACCCGGAGAGCTTGCACATGTTCACTTTTCTCTTTGATGACATTGGTGTCCCTTTGAACTACCGTCACATGGATGGCTCTGGTGTCCATACTTTCACGCTCATCAGCAGGGAAGGGAAAGCTACCTACGTTAAGTTCCACTGGAGACCTACATGTGGAGTCAAGAGTTTGCTGGAGGAAGAGGCTGTGATTGTAGGAGGCAATAACCACAGCCATGCCACCCAGGATCTCTACGACTCCATCGCTGCTGGGAACTATCCAGAGTGGAAGCTATTCATCCAGACCATGGACCCTGATCACGAGGATAGGTTCGATTTTGACCCACTTGATGTCACCAAGACATGGCCGGAAGACATCTTTCCTCTTCAGCCGGTTGGGCGCATGGTCCTGAATAAGAACATCGACAACTTCTTCGGAGAAAACGAGCAGCTTGCCTTCTGCCCCGCACTTGTGGTTCCTGGAGTCTATTACTCGGATGATAAGCTTCTTCAGACCAGAATCTTCTCCTACTCTGATACCCAGAGGCACCGTCTCGGACCCAACTATCTGATGCTTCCGGTGAATGCTCCCAAGTGTGCTcatcacaacaaccactatgatggGTTCATGAACTTCATGCACAGGGACGAAGAG GTGGATTACTTCCCATCAAGGTACGATCCCGTTCGACATGCCGAGAGGTTCCCAATTCCAACCCGTGTTCTTACCGGCAAACGTGAGAAA TGCATGATTAGCAAGGAGAACAACTTCAAGCAGCCTGGAGAGAGATACCGGTCTTTCTCTCCTGACAG GCAAGAGCGCTTCATCCGCAGATGGGTGGAGGCTCTATCTGACCCCAAGGTCACCCATGAGATACGCAGTATCTGGATCTCTTATTGGTCTCAG TGTGACAAGTCTCTTAGTCAGAAGCTGGCAACTCGTCTCAGTGTTAAACCAAGCATGTAA